Within the Cytophagales bacterium genome, the region TTTACCAATTTTGTTGACTGGAAGGATTATGTTACCGGAATTGATAAAATGGCACAGATCACCAAAGAACAGATCGTTGAATTTGCTAAGGCAAATTATAAGGATAATTATGTGGTTGTAAATAAAAGAACAGGCGAAGATACAACTGTTGTCAGGATCGAAAAACCCACGATCACACCGTTGGATCTGAACAGGGAAAATCAATCAGCATTTTTCAAAGACCTTTCAAAGGTAACATCTGATAAGCTAAAACCAGCTTTTGTTGATTTTGAAAAGGATATTTCCAGGTTTGCCCTACAGGGTAGTGAAGCGGCTGGGGGCTCGGAGCAAAGCGGAGATCCCGGCTTGTCGGGAATCGAAGTAAACTATATTGAAAATAAGCTCAATGATCGGTTTGAACTTTATTACATTCTTGATATGGGTACCAACTATGACAAAGTATTAGGATTGGCTGTTAATTACCTCCCCTATCTGGGAACTGAAAAATATACCGCCTCCGAGCTGCAAGAGGAATTTTATAGGCTAGGACTGAGCTTTGATGTCTTCACCTCTTCTGACCGGGTTTACGTTTCTTTGGAAGGATTGGAGCGATCAATGGAAGAGGGAGTGAAATTGTTTGAACATCTTCTATCCAATGTTTTGGCCGACAACAAGGCTTTGGATGAACTTATTACAGATATTCTTAAAAAAAGAGCCGATGCAAAGCTTAATAAGTGGCTGATTTTATACAGGGCAATGTATAATTATGCCGTTTATGGAAAGCGATCTTCATTTACTTATATTCTTTCTGAAGAAGAATTAAGATCTGTTAAACCCGGGATACTCATAGAAAAGTTAAAGAAATTAACTTCCTACTACCATAGGATATTTTATTACGGGCAAAACAAACCTGAAACAGTATTGTCTGTCTTAAATAAACATCACCAGGTTCCTGATCAATTAAATGATTATCCGGAGCCTGAAGAATATGTACAACTGCCAACAGAAAAGGATCAGGTACTTTTCGTAGATTATGATATGGTACAGGCGCATATTTTGATGATCTCTAAAGATGTGCTGTTTGATAAGGAATTGGTGCCCATGGGGAAATTGTTTAATGAATATTTCGGATCGGGTTTGTCCTCCATTGTATTCCAGGAGATAAGGGAAGCAAAGGCGTATGCTTATTCAGCCCGTGCTTCCTATACTACACCTCGTTATCCTGATAAGGCGCATTATGTGCAGTTTTTTGTGGGTACACAAGCCGATAAGCTGAAAGAATCTCTGGGCGCTATGCAGAAAATAATGGAGAATATGCCTGAGGCTTATCAACAATTTGAGGCGGCCAGGAAAGGTGTGACGAAAAAAATTGAAAGTGAACGGATTACCAAAACCTCAATTTTCTGGACTTATGAAAATGCAGTACGCAAAGGGCTTGATTATGATATCCGCAAAGATGTATATGTGGGAATGAGAAAGATAAAATTACATCACTTGCGAAATTTCTTCGATCAGCACATTAAAGGTAAAAAATATACCTATCTTATATTAGCTAAAAAAAAGGATATTGATCTGGAAGTGCTGAAAGCAATAGGAGCGTATGAAGAGTTGACGCTGGAGGAGATCTTTAATTATTGAAACACAGATAATTTGTTAAAAAAATTAATAAGAAAAGGGGGTTAACTTGGGATCAACTTTACTAAACCTTGAAGGTTTAGTAAAGTTACGATTCCTAAAGTACATTACAGCAATAAAAGCCAACAGGCACACCACAACCACCACCGCTATGTTTGAAATCATTGTCGCTATACTTTTAGTCTTACCTATAGGCATCCTGGCCACAGTTTTATTAATTGCCGAAATAAAAGGTTACTACGAATTAAAAAATGAAGAGTAGTAATTCTTCGGTTTTTATCAATTGCCGTATTATTGAAGGCAATTACTGAAAAAGGTACAGCTTGCAAAAAGATCGTTATCAACTGATG harbors:
- a CDS encoding insulinase family protein encodes the protein MNLKLKKIRIAFAAILSLSLLITGCGDKKVWETYDSVANDPLNARIYTLKNGLKVYITVYKDEPRIQTLIAVRAGSKYDPPTATGLAHYLEHMLFKGTSKIASVDWENEKKLLDQIEQLYEKNRATTDPDERKNIYAQIDSLSGIAVDLAAPNEYDKMISSIGAKYTNAWTSDEQTVYVNNIPSNELEKWLKIESERFGELVLRLFHTELETVYEEFNRGQDSDFRKVYRAMREGLFAKHPYGTQTTIGTGEHLKNPSMIKIHEYFVTYYVPNNMAICLSGDLNPDSTVALIDKYFGSFVSKQVPQFTFEPQPNITEPLVKDVYGPEAESVSIGFRFDGIKSDDVKYIELIDVILNNGQAGLMDLNLIQKQKLLAAYSYADPMIDYSIHAFIGRPREGQPLEKVKELLLEQIEKIKNGEFDEWLVEAAINDKRLSQIQNYEHNFPRAIAFVEAFTNFVDWKDYVTGIDKMAQITKEQIVEFAKANYKDNYVVVNKRTGEDTTVVRIEKPTITPLDLNRENQSAFFKDLSKVTSDKLKPAFVDFEKDISRFALQGSEAAGGSEQSGDPGLSGIEVNYIENKLNDRFELYYILDMGTNYDKVLGLAVNYLPYLGTEKYTASELQEEFYRLGLSFDVFTSSDRVYVSLEGLERSMEEGVKLFEHLLSNVLADNKALDELITDILKKRADAKLNKWLILYRAMYNYAVYGKRSSFTYILSEEELRSVKPGILIEKLKKLTSYYHRIFYYGQNKPETVLSVLNKHHQVPDQLNDYPEPEEYVQLPTEKDQVLFVDYDMVQAHILMISKDVLFDKELVPMGKLFNEYFGSGLSSIVFQEIREAKAYAYSARASYTTPRYPDKAHYVQFFVGTQADKLKESLGAMQKIMENMPEAYQQFEAARKGVTKKIESERITKTSIFWTYENAVRKGLDYDIRKDVYVGMRKIKLHHLRNFFDQHIKGKKYTYLILAKKKDIDLEVLKAIGAYEELTLEEIFNY